Below is a genomic region from Brassica oleracea var. oleracea cultivar TO1000 chromosome C9, BOL, whole genome shotgun sequence.
TTCTCGCTTCGTCACATGTTAATACTACATCAGTTTGTTTTAAAAAAAATTGATGTTTCAATATATAAGATATTTTTATTTTTCTAGGTAATTTTTTTACTTTATTAAAAACTGTGCAACCAATCATATTTGATAATCTATTTTGTAATTGGTTGAATAACATTAATTTATAGTTTTAATGATATTTTCTAGATAAAACAATGATTTTTTTAATATGCATGTTTTTACCTAAACATCTTATATTTAGGAACAGAGGGAGTATGTTATTTTGATTGGGACATTAATTATTTAATAGCAGAGTGCCTAATTAGACTAGACGATAAATTGTTGAGTATCTACCAAGGTTAATTAAGTACATCCTATAGTACAGCAGTACAGGCGACAATATGTTATTTTTCAACTTCATATGTTTAAAAGAAAGTTTCAAGTCTGAAGTTATGGATCATTTGATATATTCTTTTTAAAATTTATACACTATATCCATTAAGCAATTTATTTAATTTTATAAACTCACGCTTCATTATTTGATATTACATGAATAATGAAACCTAAGATTCCTTATCCCAATTAAAACATAAGATTGACCGCTGAGTAGTCAAAGATTACACATCACTAATACTAATGGAAGCTGGGAATGAGGGTTGGGTTGTTGAGACACAAACTCTCTTTGCTTTATTTCATTAATTAAATCTGTATCCTTATCATAAATCATAACCATCATTACTCCACTAACCACTTTGGCTTTTGTAATTAACGAATTGCAATCTTACTTTGTAATGCCTTGTAGAAAGAAATTTAATCATTTTGATTATTCTAGTTACTTACTAGATGTATATAGTTCAGATTTATTTTCCTCTGGGTTGATTTTACTGCGCCTCTCAATATGATGACATTTTCAGTTCATCTTAAACTGAACCAAACGTTAGACACAATAATATATCTTATCTGGATTATTCGATTTCGCTCAAATTCAAACATTAATATGTGACAAAGTACTTCTAACTAAAAAAATAAATAAGCAATTATTGATTCTTAATTATTATCATATTTATGTTACTGTATTAAGTATTACTCTTAAGTTTCATTTTAGGTCATATGTTGAATTCCTAACAAATGCGTCTATTAGAAATCGGGAACCACAAGCGCTTGGTTATGCGACTAGTTTTTTTCAATAACATCTCAAGAGTTACGTCGAATCCAAAGGTTTTGCATTCTTATATCTAATTTCGAATGGGGAAATTTTCAAAAATCTCCTGCATGATTATCCGAGATTGATGGAACATATGAATTGGAGCATTTGATGTCAACTGAAATACGAATGAATGTATGCACGTGTAATTGAAAAAATCAAGACGTAATTGCAAGTAGCAAAAGATCGTGAAGGATTGCGTTGTCCTCATAATGTACAAAATAGGTTTGGTAGCCCATCTTATCAGTCCCACGTTTTTAGGTCGAAATGTACATTTATACACACTATTTTTGTTCATGCATTTTCATCACGCGATCTAAACATATTGATTGTTATTTAGATTACATACAAATTTAAAAATTTTGATCTTAAGTCAACAAAGTGGGTCACAGTACCACGTATCCAATACAGACAGTTCTTATCTATGCATAGTATTATCTCGAAGTCGATACTAAGTCATATTCTTTACGACACGTATAAATGATTTTCGTAATCATACGTACGTGTTATTAGAACATAATGGATGAAGAAGAAGAAGAAAACATGGGGTTAAGGGGCCACCACAGTACATATTAGGTCTTAGAGCAAGTCCATCCATTAATGGGCTCTTATGATTAAATTATGACTTAATAAGATGATTTGAGAACTTAAAAACCTTTCATAGTGCTAATGATTTTTTCTTTCTCAAATAGAACCTCGTAGAGGTTCTTAAATAATTTTTTCTTTTTTAAGTAGAACAATTTAAAAAAAAAACATACATAGAAAGAAGAGAAAAGAGAAACAATGAAAACAAAAAGAGAGAGAACAAAACAACAACAAGACCCAACAAATGTTGGTTGAAAGTGTCGTTGAAATATAGAAAAAAAAAGCAAGATGATTACAAAAATTTAGAGATAGAAAAACATAATTGGGAACCAAACTGGTGACAGAAACCACTCGTATAAAAAGATCAGACATATAAACGTAATGGTCATGTATGCACCTGGACAATCGAATATAAGGTAATCATCATCTCGCTAGTTATCCAATTCTTTATCCACCCAATCATGTAAGCTATCATCAAGGTATCTGTGGATTAAGAGTTAAGGATTCTCCATGCAATTTTCTAACATATAAAGGCAACATAATTAAGACAGGAGGTAGTTAAATTCTCATTTTATGTCTATGTAACAACAAAAAGGATACTCCATGCAGTACATGAGGGCACCATTAGGACCAAGCCCGACCTCCTCCATTACATTTTCCAAAGAAACAAGTTCTCTGATATCTGCAAACAGCAAAAAAGTGTGAAACCAAGAAATTGAGAGGCACTATAAACCCAAGGGATTTTGATTGAATAACTCACCAAAGATCGACGGTAGTGGAAGTATGAAACAAATTCAGACGGGCAATTTTTACACAGCACCTACATCAATAACATTTAATTTACTAAGCCCTACCAGAAAATATGGAGGTAGACCAATGATTATCGAGTTGTTTTTTTACCTCTATAGGAGTTGATACTTTCTTCTCACTTATTACATCATATTTCTGTTTCTTTGTCCCAGCTTTTAGTCCATGCCATGGTAACAAAGCAAAATCTTCCACAAAAACTCAAATAAAGCAAAGAGAGTGAATGATTCTAAAAGATGCAGGAAGCTGTGAATGTGTCGCTTGGGAACTTGCTTTCGTACCCATTTGTGAGAGCTGCAGTAGTGAAGAACACGCTTGCTATAAGAGGAGCTCACTACAATTTTGTCAAAGGCACATTTGAGAAGAGAGGAAAAGATCCGGTTCGGTGACGAGAACGCCGTCGACGGCGAAACCGGAAACATAGTTGTTCGTGACGACGATCGAGTTTCTGGGGAGGAGAGTCGGGAGGCGAGAGAGAGGCTGCAAGAGTCGGAGATCGGTGAAGGAGAGACATTGAGGAACGATGTGATAAGCGACGGAGAGACGACGACCGTTGGTGGAGGATGAGGAGAGATTTCGACAAGATCGACGACGAACAAACAGATCAAACATCATCAAGCCTTGGAGATTTCGACAGAATCGAACGCTAAGAGTCGATGACATCGAAGAGGAGAACGAAAGAGAGAGAGAGACATGACTTTTTCCCTTTCGTCTAAAATGAACCAACCAATACCCTGCTGCCACGTCTAGGGTTTTTACCGATCCTAAATTCACCTAATTAAGGACCGGTTCTGTTTAATAACACCATTTTTTATTTAATTTTTTCTCTTTATTACTTTAGAACCTCCATCTCAACCTACCGATGGAGGTGGTCTTACAAATACAAGCTTAGCTGTTTTCTTCCTTTTAGAACCAATCACTTTGTTTGGTCTTAAAGAAAAGCTTTATCATCATTTTAGGGTTTTCTAGCAAAATTGAACATTAGTTGCATCCACACAGCACCCACTTTTCTATATTATATTATTCGCTTGCTTATGGTTATGATTATTAATCAGTTAGTTAAATCCATAAAATGATTACTAAGCGCTATGCTGGTTGGAATATAAGAAGTGTTTTTTTTCTTCTGAAAGTTGCATATAGCATCAGTTTTGGGAGAAATTCATCTAAAACGACAATAATGTCAATAAAGACGGGTGCCTAACTCACAAAGTGGTGGCTCACTGGCTCCATATCTCGTGGTTTATATTGCAAGTGAACGTTTTTATGTATCTCCTATCTTATTGACATTTTTTGGTTCATACAACGAGAAATAAAAAAGGCTTATGACAAATAAGTCTCTTTTCTAAGCCTAGCGAAGTTTCAAATTCTGATTCAGCATAACTTGCTCAATCTTTTCTAACTGGTGAGTATTCAAGAAAAAAATTTAGACTTTATTACAATATTACAAACACATGTGAATAAATGGATAGTTGTGGACGCCAAAAGAAAATTAAATTACAAAATATATATATGTACATACATGTATGATGTACGCATTTAAAAACAAATCTCTGGTAAAATAGCTAGGTAAGTTTTCACTTTTCATCTGTGATGATACATGATACATTCCTTGGAAATGTACATGTACACGTCTATAAATACATATACGTATTACTGACATACACATGCATATAGAATTTTCTAAGTGGTTGTTTGTTGATTGCTATAAATATATCATCTAGGGTTAGGGTTGACAACTGAGGGCCTCTTGTAATTATCTCGAGCTTTCACTCTCTTTCCATCTCCCACCGTAGAAAATTAGAAATTAAAATTAACAAAAAACTTTATATAACTTTTTTTTCCTTTTTCTTCTCAAATATATAGCTCACACTAATACATTATCATATACAAGTTAAGATTTCACAAAAGAGCCAAGAAGAAGAACTATGAGGAAGCGTCAAGTGGTGTTAAGGAGAGCATCGCCGGAGGAGCCTTCTAGAATCTCCTCGACGGCTTCCTCTCGGATGTTGAGAGGTGTGAGATACGGCGAGTGTCAGAAGAACCACGCCGCAGCAGTTGGAGGCTACGCCGTTGACGGCTGCCGGGAGTTCATGGCAAGCAACGGAGAGGAAGGTACGGTGTCAGCGCTAACTTGCGCCGCCTGTGGCTGCCACCGCAGTTTCCACCGGAGAGAAACCGAGGTTGTTTGCGACTGTGAGTCACCTCCCTCGAGTGGGAATTAGACCAGCAAAACTAGAGCTGGCTAAAAAATTGTTCCTGTCTTTGTGTGTTATATATTCTCATAGGGTGAAACTGAAAATATTATAGCTTTCTTAATGTCAAGGATTTGTGTCTCTTTAAGAATTTTCAAAGTACACTTATTATATATTGAAAGTGGTAAAAGATTTATTGTAATTGGATGCCTTCTGAGTTTGAGAATGTTTTGGAAAATTGGGTTTTAAATAAAATGAGAAGATTATTGTTGTTTCATGTTTTATCATGTTTGATCTTTTTCGGTATTGGTCATATTTATGTATTTTAATTTGTTTGTCCAACCATATATCGTTCCAAAGCTATTTCCACTTAAGACAATTGTTAATTGTATTGTGAAGTGGATTGGTAACAAATTAAATATGTGTATCTTTTTATGAATGGATGAGAATGAGATTTGAATGTTCCTTTAACATATTTGGAAGGTTCTTCTCTTCTGGTGAAGTTATATGAATATAGTAATACAATTATTGGTTCTCTCAATTAATTCTTCGATATATTTTAATTTGATTCTTTGAGACCACTCCTTTAGTTTTTGTTTTCGCATGAGAATTGTGGAGTTAAGCTTGAAACTGTTGTTCTCTTATAGCACTATTACATACTTGCTGTTATTTTTTAATTATGGCATGATAAGATCAACTTCCTTCACGAATATGCCTTGCATATATACATGTTTATAATTCTAAAATAGTATTTTTTTTTTTGTACTTAATTAATTTTATTATTCTAATCTTTTATTTTTGCTTTAGAAGTGAGATCTTTCAAATTTTTATATGACATGATTAGAACAGATAAGAAAATAACTTTGAAAAAAAAGGGAGGAAGAGGCCCACAAATCTAATCCTTGTTGGTTGCTAACTTGCTATGATGTTTTTAATTGATTTATTAAAGAACCGTTAAGGCTAATGATCATTCACAATAATGGCCTGTGACTTCTGAGCTTTTGTCTTCTATAAAATCAGAAATAGGTGGGAATTAATCTAAGTACGTACATTAACAAAGCAATAAATATAACGAAGGAATGCCAAAAGAAGAAAAAAAAACGACATTGATATAACTTCAAAGAGATTGTGTTGTTATTACTGCTATAAATTAATTACAACATTCTGTATCACATTTAGTTTGTTAATTGAATTCAAAATTAACATAAACAACTGAGGAAGTTAGATATTTTCGTACGAAGAAACTTAGATATCTTTGGCTGGTTTATAGATTTGAAATGACATGTGAACTGTATCATCATGAACGTACATTGTTAGGTATTTGAGTATGGAGAGAAACAATTCCAACTGCATATATTTGTTAGCAACATTGTGCCGAACTTGGTCAGGCCAATGTCGATTTTAAAATCCCTAAATTTTCATATAAATATTAAATAATTGACATAGTAAAATGAGAAAATATATTATGTATTTATATATATATATTACTTGAGAAACAAATATTTAACATTTTATTTTGTATCAATTTACAGCACATGTGATAGAGCTAAATGAAAAAAGTTTTTTCAAGCGGGTTTAGATCAGCACATATTCACATCATATTTCCAATTTCTTTATCATGAATCTAGCTAGTTATATTTCTAAGTTCTCACACACTCATTCACTTGCGACTCATTAATCATAATACATAGTATCCCATCGTGAACACGTACCTTACATTCCAGTTCTGATATTCATGATATCTTACACTATTCGCAACTCCATTTTCATATCGATTTTTGGTTCAATCCTACTCATGCTGTTTATTAGATTTTAATTAAGTTGGCCCCCATGACTCAACTGGACGTCTGGACCCAACATAATTAAATAAAAGAGAGAACTTTTGCGATTCGATTAACCCCGAGGATTACGAGCTAGCTACTATGGATTGTACATATATCGACCTAAACTAAACCAATTATCTTCTATCGATCTTCAAAAACTTAGCAACTGATTAGGCCAAATTTAACATTTTACCAAAAAAAAAATTTGATTAGGTCAAATCGTATCTTATATATTGGTTCTTCAAAAAACCGATCCAGTTTAGGTGAACATAGAGATCACTGAACAATTAATCCTAGTGAACCAAACAAATATTAGAGACTATTTTGGTTTATGCTGGTTTACTATTTGTGGAAACCAAAAAAGCGATTGGGTTCACTAACTGAACATGTAGAATCATGTATAGGAAATGGAAAAGGATCAGCAGGAGGTTTTAAATCACCGGAAGTAACCGGAGAGCGGCTAAGGGCGTTGATTATACGGCATGAACCACCATTGACTGACGAATAGGAAAAAAAAAATCAAAATACTTGAAATTTTGAAAATTTAGCAACCCTTCTCCGTCTAGATTTAGACCTTAAATTACTCCATTATTAGTTCTAAAATGAAATATCACTCACAAATAGTCTAATAACAGAATTGTTGTGGATGGTTTTCCCGCTACCATCAGTGTATTAAAAGTTTTAGTTGAACAAAATTTATTTTGTATGTTAAATGAGTGAGTCGGCTTAATGTTTAACCTAAAAGCCCAAAATTGTGAATAAGCCCATTCATATATGTTATTTTTCCTTCACAAGACACCATATTAAAATCAGAGTTATTCTCGGGGACACAGAGGTTCACCAACCAATAGGATTTCATTATTTCATTATTTCAAATTCGATATTTTTTTAAAAGAAACAAAATATTTTTAAAAAAATATTTTTAACGTCGCCAGCAAAACACTAAACCCTAAATCCTAATTCCTAAACCCTAAATCTCAAACCCTAAACCTTTGGGTAAACCCTAAACCTTTGGATAAATCCTAAACTCTAAATAAAATACTAAACACTGAACCTTAAACCCTAAATCCTAAACTCTAATCCTAAACTCTAAACTCTTGAGTGTTTTAGCGTTTAGTGATTTTGATTTAGAGTTTAGGATTTATCCAAAGGTTTAGGGTTTATCCAAGGATTTCGGATTTAGGGATTAAGTTTTAGGATTTAGTGTTTTGCTGACGACGTTAAAAATATATATTTTTTTAATTACTACTATTTTTTTATTTATTTTTTTTTACTTTTTAATTTTAAAAGCATAATATAATTTGATAATATTTTGTTTTCTTTTTTTAAAGATATCGATTTTGAAATAATGAAATCTATTGGTCGGTGAACTTATAAGGGGTGAACCTTAGAATAAGTCTAAAAATCAGACGAAACAGATATTTCCAAAAACAAAAGAAAAAAAGGAAAGGAAAACAGCGTAAAAGGAAACTACAAAACCCTCAATCACCGTCATCAAAAGGCGTCAAGAAGCAGTACTGTAATTTTTTTATAAACGGTAAAAAACAGTACTATCTTGTGGATTGTGGTAAAATCCCAAAGTCTCAAAATCTCTTTAAACTCTTGTTTTGAGTGAAATAAGCTGTAATTTTATATTTTTTATCTAGAATTAACGCTGAAACCTTTTTTTTTGTAGCTGTTTAATTATTTTCTGTAGAATGTTTGATATAGATTTAAAGAGATTTAATTATTTATTTATATTTTTTGAACCAATATATAGGTGTTCTAAATATTTTGTTTTCTAAAAGTTTTTTTTGCAGTTTTTAAAATCTTTTTCTAAAACATAATTAAAAAAACTAGTTGCAAAAATTTTCTAGAACATTTTTAAATTAAATACTCGCCAATCATCACCGAGGTTTCTTAGACTATTGTTTCAGTAATCGTCTTAGATCATTGTTAGTGGTCAGACATACTCATACCCCCTGTTCGGAATCGCGCTAGGCGTTAGTCGGGCGGTTGTCATGGGCCTAGCGAGTTAACAAAAAGTCGGAGATTAGTCGGGGATTAATCGGGGCCTAGTTGCTAAATATTTATCGGGCTTATATATATATCAAGTTAACTTTGCATCGAAAATACAATGATTCTCGCTAGCTCATGTGGTAAGTGGTGCGCACTTTTGTTAAAGCACGCGGGTTCGACTACGTACGTCGTCTGTTACGTATATTTTTTAATTCTTTTCTTTTAAACGAAGGACAAAATAGTATTTCACCAGTCATCTTCGTCATTGACCTAGTTCTGTAAATCGACGCCTCCATTTATGTATCAGTTTTTTCACACGTTTATACATTTTAAAATCATTCTGTAGCTTCTTCCTATCAAATCTTTTGTAAATTTAACTATAATACACTTTTTGAAACACAAAATGAATCAAAAAAACAAAAATTTCTGAAAAATCCGATCAAATCTCCGATTAGGGTCGTTTCGCCACGGTGGTTGGCCGCCGAGCGCATATTCGCCGCCCAGGCGGCCGTCTGGACCGAGTTTTCGAACAGGGCTCTTACCATATATAATATTAATAGTTTTGTATGTGATTAATTGTTTAAATTTATTGAAAAAGAAGGTTCGTGCAATTATATTATGACACGTGTGTTTGGATTTCTCAAACATTTTTGACTATCTTAAATTAGATATTCATTTGACGTAAAAAATAGATATTCATTTAAAATTTTTGTTTTCTCTTTTTTTTCTGTATTTTTAACATATTTTATTATCTAAAACCTCTTTAAAAATTTGCTTAATTCAAAACTTATTTTATTTATTAGATTTTAAAAATAAATATTAGATTATTATTGCTTTATTATGTATATATAAGAATGATTTATTTTTATGTATTATTACCGAGGAAAAATGTAGGATATGACATCCCATAAATATTTTTTTTTAAGTTATATATTTGTTAAATAAAAAAATTTGAGTGGTGAAAGTTTTTTTCCAATGAGTTCAAACCAAAATTAAGTTTTCATGTTGAGGAACCTCATTGTTAGTGTGCTATCTTATATAGAGTCTTAGGAAAGGTTTATGAATATTAAACAATTTTTATAGCCACTATAATCGAATTTTTTGTTATCAAAATTACTATAGACTCAATTAACCAAACTAGAACTACAATCGCTTTTTATGACAAGCAAAAATAAATAAAACCTGATCTTTTTATAGATGCTGAAAAGTGAAAAGAACACAATTCACAGCTGGTTATGGAATCTTCAGCATCTATAAAAATATAAACATAAAATTATGAAATGGGTGTTTTAACCACTGCGATCGTTTTCATAGGTGTTCTCCAATTTATTCTCCCGGTCATTTCTTATTTTTATTTTATTCTCCAAGAAAAAAGACTACGAATATTAATTTTTTACTTAACAGAAAACGTGTTTAATTATCACATGGTGGATTAAAAGGTTTAGTTTCTTAAAAAGAAACTCATCTTGAGAAGACAACAATAAGCTGGTACTTTTGGTCAAAAAAAAAAAAAAAGCTGGTACAAGTGGTTTGAGCACATAAACTCATATTATTTTGTATAAATACGTCTCCCTATAATTAATTTTCAACCAGGGGATGTTATCTAGATTATGTTCATAAGTCTTTTAATTGTAACACATGGTTCATAGATTCCTTTGTTTATTTTTTTTTTCATATAACAATCATCTTATATAAAACACACAGGAGTGGGAAAAAGATACACACAATTTGGTCTTTGATTCCCCAAATCTCTGCTTTCTCCGAATAAGTATATTACTAGTAATTCATGCTATCCCACTTCATTCTTTTTTTTTTCGCCATATAAAATTTAAAACTTATGTTTGCAAGACTTACTATTTACCAACATGTGGTCAACATATGAAGACAAGAATCATTTAATTGTTCTTTGTAACATTATTATTATTGTAAAATTCTATGAGTGGTGCTAAAAATCCATAGAGGCATGTATTTGTCAATTTACCACATAAAACTGATAAAACATCGTTACACACCTATGACCAAATACATTGTAAACTTAGATAAAACGGAAAATGTAGAGAATAAACTAATGCTGGAATATAATAAACTAATATTGAATGTACGTCTTAAATCTTACAGGATGAGATTTTCTAAAACTCAAAGATAGAGAACCGTTGAACGCAAATCGCGTTTCCTCAATAGTTTGTGATTGCAAAAAGTAAAAATAATAGAAAATCGCTGCACAGAAAAATCACTTCATTTTGGACCTTCATAATCTTTTTTTTTGTATAACTGATTGGACCTTTCCCAATCAAAGTATATTATATCCCATTGGGAAATTACGTCGACCTATATTATTATATATATCCAGATAGCTAGCGAAGCTTTCCAAATATATATAGTGAAATCTCTATAGATTAATAAAGTTGGAACTAGACCAAAACTATAATTTTTTTTATTAATTTATAAAGATATTAATTTATCGATATACTAATTGAACAAAAAACTCGATTTAAAACTATAAAATAGATTTTTAGTATATATAAATTTATAAAATATTAATTTAAAGAGGTTATACTAGATGTACGATTTTGTAACCATTAGTTACGTCAGGAACATTTCAAATTAGTAAGTGGTACACTGTGCACATGGTATATGGCAGTTAGGGCCAAAACCTCAGCATGTGTTTAAAAGTTTGTCCTCACCATGAAAAAGATATCTGTGACTTCACGAAATGCGTAAAATTATGGCAAGTAATTTATTTTATTTATTATATCAACAAACCCCATGTAGAGATAAAGCAATTTTCTAATCTAATTGCATATTTATGCTTGTTTTGTTTGGTAAACCGACATTTGCTAATCACGACTATCTAAATTGTCTGGCCATCGCATAATCACTGCTGCATCTATTCTTTTTTTTTTTTTACATCGAAAAATTATATTAGACTATCATGCTTCTGTTAAGCCAGCCTCAATAGCTAACCAACTGGGAGCTAGACCGCTTACAAAATCTTAGTTTATTTCACGTGATCGGGCACCTTTTGCTAGGTGATCCGCACGGACATTTTCTGATCTAGGAATAAAAGAAATCGAACAGCTAAGAAAATCATTGCAGAGGGCTTTAATCTCATCAAGTTCCGCAGCCAGAGCCGGCCATTCTTCCTCCAAATGCACAAGTTTTACCAATTGTTCGCAGTCTGACTCCAAGTGGACCTCACGCCATCCCGCGTTAGCAGCTCTTGCATTGCCCATAACATACCTTCTGCTTCTGCGTGAAGAGGTGATGATGTTTTTATATCTCCTTTCACTCCAAACAGAGTCGGTGCGTCGTCCTTCAGGAGCACAAAGCCTAGTCCCGTCGCTTCGGTTGTGCTTTTCCACGATGCGTCTACTTGGCATCGCCACTTTTGTATAGTACTATTTTGCAACGTCATGGCTTGTACTGGCCGATCTTCTGTTTGAGTCTCTGTAATCTCTGTGATTATTTGGGCTAGCTTCCAGCTCTCAGCTTCCTTTTGTGCGAATTGGACAGTGTCGTCGGGTGCTATGTCCTTTCTGTTGAAGGTTTTTTCATTACGTGCCTTCCATATGTACCAAGCTGTCCATGGAAAAGCTTCCAGCCTCGTTGGGTCCACTCCTCGTTCTTTTGCTCTATGTAGTAGGTAGTTAATATTCTCATATAGAGATTGACACAGAAAGATTCCCGGAGGGGAGGGCACAGTAGATAGTGCCCAGCATTGTAGCGCAGGAGGGCAGAGGAACAGAGTATGGTTGATCGTTTCTTCATCAGCTCCACAGCGGGGACACGAGCTGTCTTGGGTGCAGTGGCGTTGTTTTAGTTGGGTCGCTGTCGCAAGGAATCCCGAAGTGGCTTGCCATAGAAAGTGTTTCAGAGTATCAAGATTACTCTCTCTCCTCTCAGGAACCGCATACTGAGAGGAACCGCAGATTTTACTGTGTATAGCCCAGACTTTGTTAAATCCCAACAGAAGCAATCAGGTCGACCTGTCCTACTAATCCCTAGTGAAGTGATCGCTGGGATGTCTGCTGCATCTACAAACTCTTTTAGCATCTCTAAGTTCCATGTCTGAGAGGCGAAATCAATCAGATGGTGCACTCTTAGTTCAGGATCCCAGTGTAAATCTTTTGCTCTCGCCGGTCTCGCTGGAGTTACTGGAAGCCATGGATCCTCCCATACTTTTGTGGCGTGTCCATTCCCAATTTTCTTCCTGAGGCCTTGCTGTAAGACAGGGCGTGCTGCGATTATGCTTCTCCACCCATATGATGGGTTACTTGCCGAATTAATCATCATCGGACTCGAATGCCTGTAGTACCTGCCCTTGAGAACTCTTGCTAGGAGAGAGTGTGGATATTTGAGGAGCCGCCACATCTGTTTCGCGAGTAAGGCCAAATTAAAGTCGTGAAAGTCACGAAATCCCAATCCACCGCATTCCAGCGGGACACATATCTTATCCCAGGCAACCCAATGCAAGCCTCTATTATTAGCTTTCATACTCCACCAGAACTTTGAAACAGCACTACTCAGTTTCTTTGTGATACCTTGAGGTAAGAGATAGCAGGACATGACGTACGTTGGGGTCGCTTGGGCTATCGACTTGATTTGCACTTCCTTTCCCCCTTTGGATAATAATTTCCCCGACCATGAGTTAGTGCGATCATTCATCCGTTCTTGTACGAAGCTAAAGACCTGTTTTTTCGAACCACAGATTTTTTTAGGAAGGCCGAGATACATTCCCATACCGCCTTCTTGGTTAATTTGAAGCGACCTTTTCAGGTCAGTTTTTGAGGACGCCACTACCTTGG
It encodes:
- the LOC106316969 gene encoding mini zinc finger protein 2-like, with the translated sequence MRKRQVVLRRASPEEPSRISSTASSRMLRGVRYGECQKNHAAAVGGYAVDGCREFMASNGEEGTVSALTCAACGCHRSFHRRETEVVCDCESPPSSGN